A stretch of Spirosoma oryzicola DNA encodes these proteins:
- a CDS encoding thiamine diphosphokinase gives MSSHHVVREKQEPALLIANGEACQPELLGQLLEWSPTVVVLDSAIWRVLELGIKVDVLLGDFDRDLDLDAIRAQQYPLDIVHTPNQDKTDLDKGIEYLIERGYPAVNIVWATGRRADHSLTNMTNIVRYKDQIRIVMIDDHSKIFPLVGRFEKWYEAGTPISLIPVGTVTGFTSEGLKYNLQDDTLTLGYRTSSSNEAAEDGFVRIEAKTGDLLIMECWD, from the coding sequence ATGTCGTCCCATCACGTTGTCCGCGAAAAGCAGGAACCTGCTTTGTTGATTGCCAATGGTGAAGCCTGTCAGCCTGAGTTGCTGGGGCAATTGCTGGAATGGAGCCCGACGGTAGTTGTGCTCGACAGCGCGATCTGGCGGGTGCTTGAACTGGGCATCAAAGTGGATGTGTTGCTCGGCGACTTCGACCGGGACCTTGATCTGGATGCCATTCGGGCGCAGCAGTACCCGCTCGACATCGTTCATACGCCTAACCAGGACAAAACCGATCTCGACAAAGGCATTGAGTACTTGATCGAACGAGGTTATCCGGCAGTCAACATTGTTTGGGCAACGGGTCGTCGGGCGGATCACAGCCTGACGAACATGACCAACATTGTTCGGTACAAGGATCAGATTCGTATCGTGATGATTGACGATCATTCCAAGATTTTTCCGTTGGTGGGTCGGTTCGAAAAATGGTACGAGGCAGGTACGCCGATTTCGTTGATACCGGTCGGTACGGTCACGGGTTTTACGTCGGAGGGGTTGAAATACAACCTTCAGGATGATACCCTAACGCTTGGTTATCGGACGAGTAGCAGCAATGAAGCCGCTGAAGATGGCTTTGTACGGATCGAAGCAAAAACCGGTGATCTGCTCATTATGGAATGCTGGGATTAG
- a CDS encoding acyltransferase family protein, translated as MMLSDPTKTTPTTYHLPALTGLRAGAAYLVFLHHYNPVSGTEPTGWWHRLFDQGYIGVSIFFTLSGFLIYHRYAEPYFNSEKWSWKTYYQNRFARTIPLYGLIFLVTVGVTIAQGRPTHWFDLLLNLTLLKGFFDDYKFSGIAQSWSLTVELCFYLAAPFLFSALRRWGPLKLTFLLLSTGMLLYLTIGSLNWHGLFGNLPFMLFYTFPGRSFEFVAGMWAAQQWQGGQLLHACYLTAKSLLLLAFCVISQTCITGWTTNTSVLTWSEVISYNFILPISLAFLLLGLLREQSGLQRLLAYPIVQTLGRSSYAFYLIHIGVVSKFIGHVLPGIGIGPLFVVLVLVSQGLYRWVEKPLQQRFRSRNESVTNPSIP; from the coding sequence ATGATGCTTTCCGATCCGACTAAAACGACTCCGACAACCTACCATTTACCGGCACTGACGGGCTTGCGGGCAGGGGCGGCCTATCTAGTTTTTCTGCACCATTACAACCCCGTTTCTGGCACCGAGCCAACCGGATGGTGGCACCGACTATTCGATCAGGGATACATTGGCGTCAGTATTTTCTTTACACTGAGCGGTTTTCTGATCTACCATCGATACGCCGAACCGTACTTCAACTCCGAAAAGTGGTCATGGAAAACGTATTACCAAAACCGCTTCGCCCGGACCATACCGCTGTATGGATTAATCTTTCTCGTAACCGTCGGGGTTACAATCGCTCAGGGAAGACCAACTCATTGGTTTGACTTGTTACTTAATTTGACGCTGCTCAAAGGCTTTTTCGATGACTATAAATTCAGCGGTATCGCCCAAAGCTGGAGCTTGACGGTTGAACTATGTTTTTATCTGGCAGCACCATTCCTATTCTCGGCACTTCGGCGCTGGGGACCGCTGAAACTTACATTTCTTTTGCTGAGTACTGGCATGTTGCTCTATTTGACCATTGGTAGCTTAAACTGGCACGGCCTTTTTGGCAATCTTCCCTTTATGCTGTTTTACACGTTTCCCGGACGATCTTTTGAGTTTGTAGCGGGCATGTGGGCTGCGCAGCAGTGGCAAGGAGGACAGCTACTGCACGCTTGTTACCTTACAGCGAAGAGTTTACTTTTGCTGGCTTTCTGTGTGATTAGCCAGACCTGTATAACGGGCTGGACGACAAACACTAGTGTATTGACATGGAGCGAAGTCATAAGCTACAACTTCATTCTTCCGATCAGTCTGGCCTTTCTCTTACTCGGTTTATTGCGAGAGCAATCAGGATTGCAACGGCTACTCGCCTACCCCATCGTCCAAACGCTGGGCCGTAGTTCCTATGCGTTTTACCTGATCCACATCGGCGTTGTCAGCAAGTTCATTGGGCATGTCCTACCCGGAATAGGCATTGGACCACTATTCGTAGTATTGGTATTGGTGTCGCAGGGTTTGTACCGATGGGTGGAGAAGCCTTTGCAGCAACGATTTCGTTCAAGAAACGAATCTGTTACTAATCCCAGCATTCCATAA
- a CDS encoding C25 family cysteine peptidase, with the protein MHRSLFLLTFILFLQGYTLAQNRLLGNEWICYKQSYFKILVAQNNLYRITTATLQKAGIPFDTIDPTTIQLFHRGVEQAIYVAGEADKRFDTDDFIEFYGRGNDGSQDSLLYRPVNAQPHTYYSLFNDTTAYFLTWRLDGKPGKRMVTYADADVLNLSPEAYHWAEEIRVFSDTYPGWAAGIPPKIEYSYFEAGEGYTGSVQQKGKLYDNVFVLRNAFRTGPAPQVALLVVGRDYGSHRVECHAGPTAESRRLIDSLRFQFYNNAYTEQNLRWSDVGTNGRLLISTVSRDNTSALDAYSISFIKLRYPQRFTGNSVSSRVYQLTPNAAGRSLIRFDSVSAGTRFWDITDPTTPLLAGSVPGPNGSVQLVVRNTQTQRTLFSTSQPQAVLEMTPVTFTDWSKRKPTYLIISHGNLMKPAAGYPNAIQAYAAYRASPAGGLNDTLTAEIGQLFDQFSYGERHPLAIRRFADQMLRQRKAIIDRPLYLLLIGRSRSTPGVRHDPNQAVIDLVPTAGFPGSDMLFTAGLDGQPLDVPALPTGRINAVTPQQVIDYLNKVKEFESVPTIRLWRKKLLHLSGGHTPNEIALFQALLGNYGQSASAGSLGAQVTALTKSTYKATEPVSIARQVNEGVGIVTFFGHSSLDATDLDIGFCSNDALGYRNKGKYPFMLINGCATGNIFYSRPTLSSDWVLTPDRGAIAALANSHLGYTHVLDRYSSHFYEILADSTQLGKSIGQLQQETIRRTLAQNPGGWDLANAQQMVLQGDPAIRLFPMDTPDYAFVESEVLIRGIDNQPLTPFSDSVRVTIVIDNYGQFRNERLSFRIRRIVNGQESGVYDVWLPRAVAFRDTFTLSIPSIRGATGQNQFVLTLNPTGSIREHNRENNSTLAEVIIQESALTDFTIYPNPFRDQVTFTFQLTGEKAPDTIELTITDLNGREVRRLKSGQGLACTIGQNEWVWDGRTDGGDALPSGLYLYRLMIRENGQEWPATADATKKRRGRLILVR; encoded by the coding sequence ATGCACCGTAGCTTATTCCTGCTGACCTTTATCCTGTTTTTACAAGGTTACACTCTGGCTCAGAACAGGCTACTCGGCAACGAATGGATCTGTTATAAACAGTCCTATTTTAAAATTTTAGTCGCTCAAAACAACCTGTACAGAATCACGACGGCTACGTTGCAAAAGGCGGGTATTCCCTTTGACACCATTGACCCGACAACGATTCAGCTTTTCCACCGAGGTGTCGAACAGGCCATTTACGTAGCGGGAGAAGCCGACAAACGGTTCGACACCGATGATTTTATCGAGTTCTACGGGCGTGGTAACGACGGGTCTCAGGACTCGCTGCTTTACCGGCCTGTCAACGCGCAACCGCACACGTATTACAGTCTTTTCAACGACACGACGGCCTACTTCCTGACCTGGCGACTCGATGGCAAACCCGGCAAACGAATGGTCACTTATGCCGATGCAGACGTTTTGAATCTATCACCCGAAGCGTATCATTGGGCAGAAGAGATCCGCGTGTTTTCCGATACGTATCCGGGCTGGGCGGCTGGCATCCCACCTAAAATCGAATACAGTTATTTCGAAGCGGGCGAAGGCTACACGGGCTCCGTTCAACAAAAAGGTAAACTTTACGACAACGTCTTTGTGCTTCGTAACGCCTTCCGAACGGGTCCAGCCCCGCAGGTAGCATTACTGGTAGTTGGTCGTGATTATGGTTCGCATCGGGTCGAATGCCACGCTGGCCCTACCGCCGAATCCCGACGATTGATTGACTCCCTGCGTTTTCAGTTTTACAACAATGCCTACACCGAACAGAATCTACGTTGGTCGGATGTTGGTACAAATGGTCGCTTGCTGATTTCGACCGTTTCTCGAGATAATACCTCCGCTTTAGATGCCTACTCTATATCGTTTATCAAACTGCGCTATCCGCAACGATTTACCGGTAATAGCGTATCGTCGCGCGTCTACCAGCTTACGCCGAATGCGGCTGGCCGGTCGCTTATCCGATTTGACAGTGTATCGGCAGGCACCCGCTTCTGGGACATCACCGACCCGACGACTCCACTTCTAGCCGGTAGTGTTCCTGGTCCGAACGGCTCCGTACAGCTAGTCGTCCGAAATACCCAAACCCAGCGGACACTTTTCAGTACGAGCCAGCCACAAGCCGTTTTAGAAATGACTCCCGTCACATTCACGGACTGGTCCAAGCGTAAGCCAACTTACTTGATTATTAGCCACGGAAACTTGATGAAGCCAGCGGCAGGCTATCCAAATGCCATACAAGCCTATGCCGCTTACCGCGCTTCGCCAGCCGGTGGCCTGAATGACACGCTAACGGCAGAAATCGGGCAACTTTTCGATCAGTTCAGTTATGGCGAACGGCACCCACTCGCGATCCGACGGTTTGCCGACCAGATGCTTCGGCAACGAAAGGCCATTATTGATCGACCGCTTTATTTGCTGCTGATTGGGCGTAGCCGCAGCACACCCGGCGTTCGGCATGATCCTAATCAGGCCGTTATTGATCTGGTACCCACAGCAGGTTTTCCCGGTTCGGATATGCTATTCACGGCAGGTCTGGACGGACAGCCACTGGATGTACCGGCTTTGCCAACGGGGCGCATTAACGCCGTTACTCCCCAGCAGGTAATAGACTATTTGAACAAAGTGAAAGAGTTCGAATCCGTACCAACAATCCGGCTTTGGCGGAAGAAACTACTGCATTTGAGTGGTGGGCACACGCCCAATGAGATCGCCTTGTTTCAGGCCTTGCTGGGAAATTACGGCCAATCCGCGTCAGCAGGTTCGTTAGGAGCGCAGGTGACAGCGCTGACCAAGTCAACGTATAAGGCTACCGAGCCGGTTAGCATTGCCCGGCAGGTCAACGAAGGCGTTGGCATCGTAACGTTTTTCGGCCATTCGAGTCTGGACGCAACCGATCTGGACATTGGCTTCTGCTCCAATGATGCGCTTGGCTACCGAAATAAAGGCAAATACCCGTTCATGCTGATCAACGGTTGTGCCACCGGCAACATCTTCTACAGTCGCCCGACGCTCAGCTCCGATTGGGTATTGACACCCGACCGGGGAGCCATTGCCGCTCTGGCAAACAGTCATCTAGGCTATACCCACGTGCTGGACCGATACAGCAGCCATTTTTACGAAATACTTGCCGACAGCACGCAACTCGGTAAATCCATTGGTCAGCTTCAGCAGGAAACGATCCGTCGTACGCTAGCACAAAACCCTGGTGGCTGGGACTTGGCGAACGCTCAGCAGATGGTCTTACAGGGTGATCCGGCAATACGTCTGTTTCCAATGGATACGCCCGATTACGCCTTTGTAGAAAGTGAAGTTCTTATTCGAGGAATAGACAACCAGCCGCTTACGCCGTTCAGCGATTCCGTACGGGTAACGATAGTAATTGACAACTACGGGCAATTTCGAAACGAGCGACTATCCTTCCGCATCCGTCGAATCGTCAATGGACAAGAATCAGGCGTTTACGATGTTTGGCTGCCACGTGCGGTCGCTTTTCGCGATACGTTCACGCTGAGCATACCGAGCATTCGCGGAGCAACCGGGCAAAATCAATTTGTGCTTACGCTTAACCCAACGGGTTCAATTCGGGAGCACAATCGGGAAAACAACAGTACCCTGGCTGAGGTGATCATTCAGGAATCTGCGCTAACTGATTTCACAATTTATCCGAACCCCTTCCGCGATCAAGTAACGTTTACCTTCCAACTGACTGGTGAGAAAGCGCCGGATACCATTGAGCTAACCATCACCGACCTAAATGGACGCGAAGTTCGTCGGTTAAAATCGGGCCAAGGACTAGCATGTACGATCGGCCAGAACGAATGGGTGTGGGATGGACGCACTGACGGGGGCGACGCCCTGCCCTCCGGTCTATATCTGTACCGATTGATGATCCGTGAAAACGGACAGGAATGGCCCGCCACCGCAGATGCCACTAAGAAACGACGCGGTCGATTGATCCTGGTTCGATGA
- a CDS encoding PadR family transcriptional regulator, with amino-acid sequence MNIENAQVQMRKGILEFCILHIISRGEVYASDMLDELTSARIMVVEGTLYPLLTRLKNAGLLDYKWVESTSGPPRKYYILTELGRNSLGSLNETWQELAESVNAIISKTDQHKKPANGSTPIIVDPANPSTNA; translated from the coding sequence ATGAATATTGAAAATGCTCAGGTGCAGATGCGAAAAGGAATCCTGGAATTCTGCATTTTGCACATTATATCGCGGGGCGAGGTTTACGCTTCCGATATGCTTGACGAACTGACCTCGGCCCGTATCATGGTCGTGGAGGGAACCTTATACCCGTTGCTGACGCGGCTTAAAAACGCGGGATTACTCGATTACAAATGGGTTGAATCCACATCCGGGCCGCCACGAAAATACTACATCCTGACTGAGCTTGGCCGTAATTCGCTCGGTTCGCTCAATGAAACCTGGCAGGAACTGGCCGAATCGGTAAACGCCATCATCAGTAAGACCGATCAGCACAAAAAACCTGCAAACGGTAGTACGCCTATAATCGTCGATCCAGCTAATCCTTCAACCAACGCTTAA
- a CDS encoding PspC domain-containing protein has product MKKTISINISGVIFHIEEDGYDKLKSYLTSVQQYFSSYEDSQEIVTDIENRIAEKLLAKLKVADKQAVSLEDVNELVAAMGTVADFEAVEEEEILVTSGGRNSATAAGSSQPTSNPVGGQNTGAYSSAQPAGNAYAEPRRLVRDMRRKTLGGVAAGLAHYFNMDVVWVRLIFVLLVIGLPALGGASHGDFFGSLSGFTVIVYIAMWIALPGVTTIEDDKTVKKFFRNPEDKVLGGVASGIAAYFGVDRGVIRLLFVLGIVFFGVGFLLYLVLWIIAPQANTLTEKMEMQGQPITLSNIEHSIKQNLNINESPNNESTLTRVLLFPFRAIATVIGGLGSALGPLLAGTLTIIRVFAGLLMLVVAFALMVACLAILGAGIGIQTSFGPGSGFEQIELFRNDITLPMILSAFLVGFLPAFGLAILGVMLITTRNVLSSRTALTIAGVWLVSLVIFGGTAAPLINSFQRRGTVTETLVLTVPTAVPTFAINEIDNDNWRPSVELQGYDGAAWNLVQHFKAQGSSRADAQANARQIKYAYVINDSTVTFDNAIELKPGARFRAQDLDMELMIPYEKPFRMTKDFALFVRNEFGGKEIDRMSSSLWKFTKNDGLVCITYPREKDRGFDSEDNDVTDITDDVQNAVTDELGDDFDNVGDHTRQFNVSNFSKVDVGGAFVVRFRKGTTYKVVADGREEDLEDINVKVDGNTLDVSIERNGVFDWSNRKRIGLTITVPSINELKLSGASKASLTGFDKYNTLSIDMSGACRTVFDGDAEKLTINLSGASNAVLRGRAKELEADLSGASKIEATGMNIDKAAVDASGASHATLGQVVSLDSETSGASKVTRQ; this is encoded by the coding sequence ATGAAAAAGACCATAAGTATTAATATAAGCGGGGTCATCTTCCATATCGAAGAGGATGGCTACGACAAATTAAAAAGTTACCTGACATCGGTTCAACAGTACTTTTCGAGCTACGAAGACAGTCAGGAGATTGTTACGGACATCGAGAACCGGATTGCGGAGAAACTGCTCGCCAAGCTGAAAGTCGCCGACAAACAGGCTGTCTCGCTCGAAGATGTCAACGAACTCGTCGCGGCTATGGGTACCGTTGCCGATTTTGAGGCCGTTGAGGAAGAAGAAATACTGGTGACTAGCGGTGGGCGTAATTCGGCAACTGCTGCGGGTAGTTCACAACCCACCAGTAATCCGGTTGGTGGACAGAACACGGGAGCCTACAGTTCCGCACAACCTGCGGGTAATGCGTACGCCGAACCACGTCGGCTGGTTCGCGACATGCGCCGGAAAACACTCGGTGGCGTGGCGGCTGGTCTGGCCCATTATTTCAACATGGACGTTGTGTGGGTACGCCTGATTTTTGTCCTGCTGGTGATTGGTTTGCCGGCCCTGGGTGGCGCATCGCATGGTGACTTCTTCGGTAGTTTGAGCGGCTTTACGGTGATCGTATACATTGCCATGTGGATCGCTTTGCCGGGTGTGACGACGATCGAAGATGACAAAACCGTCAAGAAATTCTTTCGCAATCCAGAAGATAAAGTGCTGGGTGGTGTGGCCTCGGGAATTGCTGCTTACTTCGGCGTTGATCGGGGTGTTATCCGGCTGTTGTTCGTGCTGGGCATTGTGTTCTTCGGTGTAGGGTTTCTGCTGTATCTGGTGTTGTGGATCATTGCCCCACAGGCCAACACACTAACGGAAAAAATGGAAATGCAGGGCCAGCCCATTACGTTGTCGAACATTGAGCACAGCATTAAACAGAACCTGAATATCAACGAATCGCCCAATAACGAAAGTACGCTGACGCGCGTATTACTCTTTCCCTTCCGGGCAATTGCGACCGTCATTGGTGGATTGGGTAGTGCACTGGGGCCGCTTCTGGCCGGTACGCTGACAATTATTCGCGTCTTTGCCGGGTTACTCATGCTGGTCGTTGCGTTTGCGCTGATGGTTGCCTGTCTGGCCATTCTGGGTGCAGGAATTGGCATTCAAACAAGTTTTGGACCGGGTAGTGGCTTTGAGCAGATTGAATTATTTCGCAACGACATTACGCTTCCTATGATTCTGTCCGCATTCCTGGTTGGCTTTCTTCCCGCGTTCGGATTGGCCATCTTGGGGGTTATGCTCATCACTACCCGCAATGTACTGAGCAGCCGTACCGCCCTAACAATAGCAGGTGTTTGGCTCGTTAGCCTGGTCATCTTCGGTGGAACGGCAGCTCCGTTGATCAACAGCTTCCAGCGTCGGGGAACCGTAACGGAAACGCTGGTGCTGACTGTCCCGACCGCTGTCCCAACGTTTGCCATCAATGAAATAGACAACGATAACTGGCGTCCATCCGTTGAACTGCAAGGCTACGACGGGGCCGCCTGGAATCTGGTGCAGCACTTCAAAGCCCAGGGGTCAAGCCGGGCTGATGCACAGGCCAATGCCCGTCAGATCAAGTACGCGTATGTGATTAACGATTCGACAGTGACCTTTGATAACGCAATCGAACTAAAGCCGGGTGCTCGTTTCCGGGCGCAGGATCTGGATATGGAACTGATGATTCCGTACGAGAAACCATTCCGCATGACCAAAGATTTTGCCCTTTTTGTTCGGAATGAGTTTGGTGGAAAAGAAATTGACCGGATGTCATCGAGCCTCTGGAAGTTTACGAAAAATGATGGACTCGTTTGCATAACCTATCCTCGTGAAAAAGACCGCGGCTTTGATAGCGAAGACAATGATGTGACCGACATCACCGATGATGTGCAGAACGCCGTAACTGACGAATTAGGAGACGACTTTGATAATGTTGGCGACCATACCCGTCAGTTCAACGTCAGCAATTTTTCGAAGGTCGATGTGGGTGGCGCGTTCGTCGTTCGTTTCCGCAAAGGCACTACCTACAAAGTCGTCGCCGATGGTCGGGAAGAAGACCTGGAGGACATCAACGTAAAAGTAGACGGCAACACGCTGGACGTATCCATCGAGCGTAACGGTGTATTCGATTGGAGTAACCGCAAGCGCATCGGTCTGACGATTACCGTTCCGTCAATCAATGAGCTTAAGTTGTCGGGGGCGTCGAAAGCCAGCCTGACCGGTTTCGACAAGTATAACACTCTGAGTATCGACATGAGCGGTGCCTGCCGAACGGTGTTCGATGGCGATGCCGAAAAGCTGACAATCAACCTGTCGGGGGCGTCGAATGCCGTCTTACGTGGTCGGGCAAAAGAGTTGGAAGCTGACTTGAGCGGAGCCAGCAAGATCGAGGCAACCGGCATGAATATCGACAAAGCAGCCGTTGACGCCAGTGGGGCCAGCCACGCGACGTTAGGTCAGGTCGTTTCACTGGACTCTGAAACATCGGGGGCCAGTAAGGTAACACGGCAGTAG
- the lepB gene encoding signal peptidase I: MFWNKTKTVDRTAKPKKSALREWADSVLFAVIAATLIRFLTFEAFAIPTPSMENSLMVGDYLFVSKLHYGARTPKTPLQIPLTHQKIWGTNIPSYSTAIQLPSYRLPGFSRVKNGDVVVFNYPPRKAGEPDYPTDLKTNYIKRCISIPGDVVTIQSGNVYVNNKLFPVPDQAETSYFIKTTEVLDERFFRKYDIVNDFKSAEGPFINWQPLESYNDSTKLATLVGYRVNATKATIDKFKAFDWVKGIEPILEQPNQAQPGIYGSSANPWNLDNFGPFTVPKKGMTIPLNKQTIAVYGPAIERYEGNSTVEVTPERITVGGQPISSYTFKQDYYFMMGDNRHNSEDSRVWGFVPEDHIVGKAVFVWMSIDPVPADIWHTIRWNHLFSLIN, from the coding sequence ATGTTTTGGAACAAAACGAAAACCGTTGATCGAACGGCTAAACCTAAAAAATCAGCACTTCGGGAATGGGCTGACTCGGTTCTATTCGCTGTTATAGCCGCCACGCTGATTCGCTTCTTAACGTTTGAGGCTTTTGCGATTCCCACTCCGTCGATGGAAAATAGCCTGATGGTTGGCGATTATCTATTCGTCAGTAAACTGCATTACGGCGCTCGTACGCCCAAAACGCCGTTGCAAATTCCCCTCACGCACCAGAAAATATGGGGTACTAATATTCCATCCTACAGCACGGCTATCCAACTGCCTTCGTATCGGTTACCCGGTTTTTCGCGGGTCAAGAATGGCGATGTAGTCGTCTTCAACTATCCACCGCGTAAAGCGGGTGAACCCGACTATCCAACCGACCTGAAAACGAACTACATCAAGCGGTGTATTAGTATTCCGGGCGATGTTGTGACCATCCAGTCAGGCAACGTGTATGTTAATAACAAACTGTTTCCTGTTCCGGATCAGGCAGAAACCTCGTACTTCATCAAAACCACCGAGGTACTCGACGAACGGTTTTTTCGCAAATACGATATTGTCAACGATTTCAAATCGGCAGAAGGGCCCTTCATTAACTGGCAACCGCTCGAATCATACAACGATTCGACCAAGCTAGCAACCCTCGTTGGCTATCGCGTCAACGCAACGAAGGCTACTATCGACAAGTTTAAAGCATTCGACTGGGTGAAGGGTATCGAACCTATCTTGGAGCAACCGAATCAGGCCCAGCCCGGCATTTACGGTAGTTCTGCCAATCCGTGGAATCTGGATAATTTCGGACCGTTTACCGTTCCTAAAAAGGGGATGACGATTCCCCTGAACAAGCAGACGATTGCTGTTTACGGCCCTGCCATCGAACGGTATGAAGGCAACTCGACGGTTGAAGTAACGCCAGAGCGGATCACCGTTGGCGGTCAGCCCATTTCGTCGTACACCTTCAAACAGGATTACTACTTTATGATGGGCGACAACCGACACAACTCCGAAGATTCACGCGTGTGGGGCTTCGTGCCCGAAGACCATATCGTTGGCAAAGCTGTCTTTGTCTGGATGTCTATTGATCCGGTTCCAGCGGATATCTGGCACACAATCCGCTGGAATCATTTGTTCAGCTTGATCAATTAA
- a CDS encoding AI-2E family transporter: protein MTNIYTSQQQRVLLITSLLIIAGFIIVGLSGYASAFLGAGILYVVLRPWFTALAIKRKWNRPLVATLLIIFSLVVIILPFLTLSLMLIGRIQYYSQHTDDILNLVKKAEDMTGYKITSQQNIRTIAQQGAGYASRLLPSIAGGALDFIVVLGLMFFTMYFMYVEQESFQKGLQKYLPFKRDTQRELGESLKNNVNANVLGQALVSLVQGILTGLTLWFFNVPDAPFWGVVGFFLAFIPLLGTPLVWGPAGLIKLSQGDTGDGVGILLVGVIVIINIDNLLRIMLAKRMGDIHPLITLTGIVLGVPIFGILGLVIGPLLLSYFIVLIQVFERENKKQEEEIAREKERVEVEAERHVEKNT from the coding sequence ATGACAAACATATACACTTCCCAGCAACAACGGGTTCTGCTGATAACGAGTCTGCTAATCATTGCCGGCTTTATTATCGTAGGACTCAGTGGCTACGCATCGGCTTTTCTGGGTGCCGGCATTCTTTACGTTGTCCTGCGCCCCTGGTTTACGGCACTGGCCATCAAACGCAAGTGGAACCGCCCCCTGGTGGCTACACTGCTGATCATTTTTTCACTGGTCGTTATCATTCTGCCCTTTCTGACTCTGAGCCTCATGCTCATCGGGCGAATTCAGTACTACAGTCAGCACACCGACGACATTCTGAATCTGGTGAAAAAAGCGGAGGATATGACGGGCTACAAAATCACGAGCCAGCAGAATATCCGTACCATTGCCCAACAGGGAGCCGGTTACGCGAGCCGACTATTGCCATCTATCGCGGGTGGAGCTTTGGACTTTATCGTTGTCCTAGGTCTGATGTTCTTCACCATGTACTTCATGTATGTGGAACAGGAATCCTTTCAGAAAGGCTTGCAGAAATACTTGCCTTTCAAACGCGATACCCAACGGGAACTGGGCGAATCCCTTAAAAACAATGTGAATGCTAACGTTTTGGGTCAGGCACTGGTGTCCTTGGTGCAGGGTATACTGACGGGCCTGACGCTGTGGTTCTTCAACGTACCGGATGCGCCTTTCTGGGGCGTTGTTGGCTTTTTTCTCGCTTTCATTCCGCTGTTAGGAACACCTCTGGTCTGGGGGCCGGCTGGACTGATCAAGTTATCACAGGGTGACACGGGCGACGGGGTTGGCATTCTGCTGGTCGGCGTTATCGTGATCATCAACATTGATAACCTGCTCCGTATTATGCTCGCCAAACGCATGGGTGATATTCATCCACTCATCACGTTGACAGGGATTGTCCTAGGCGTCCCTATCTTTGGCATTTTAGGTCTGGTTATTGGCCCTCTCCTCCTCTCGTATTTCATTGTTCTCATTCAAGTATTCGAACGGGAAAACAAAAAGCAAGAGGAAGAGATTGCCAGAGAAAAAGAACGGGTGGAAGTCGAAGCAGAACGCCACGTCGAAAAAAACACCTAA